One Mycobacterium sp. SMC-4 DNA window includes the following coding sequences:
- the dapB gene encoding 4-hydroxy-tetrahydrodipicolinate reductase yields MRVGVLGAKGKVGAAMVAGVQAADDLTFTTGVDAGDPLAAFADTGTEVVIDFTHPSVVMDNLKFLIDNGIHAVVGTTGFTDQRLDDVRSWLVDRPDVSVLIAPNFAIGAVLSMHFAQQAARYFESVEVIELHHPHKVDAPSGTATRTAQLIAKARKGLPPNPDATSTGLDGARGADVDGIPVHSVRLSGMVAHQEVLFGTEGETLTIRHDSFDRTSFVPGVLLAVRKVAQRPGLTIGIEPLLDLT; encoded by the coding sequence ATGCGAGTCGGAGTGCTGGGTGCCAAAGGCAAGGTGGGGGCGGCGATGGTGGCCGGTGTTCAGGCCGCAGACGACCTGACATTCACCACCGGCGTGGACGCAGGGGACCCGCTGGCGGCCTTCGCAGACACCGGTACCGAGGTCGTCATCGACTTCACCCATCCCAGCGTGGTCATGGACAACTTGAAGTTCTTGATCGACAACGGGATTCACGCTGTCGTGGGCACCACCGGCTTCACCGACCAGCGACTCGACGACGTGCGGAGCTGGCTGGTCGACAGGCCCGACGTGTCGGTCCTCATCGCGCCCAACTTCGCGATCGGTGCGGTGCTGTCGATGCACTTTGCGCAGCAGGCCGCAAGGTACTTCGAGTCCGTCGAGGTGATCGAACTGCACCATCCGCACAAGGTCGACGCGCCGTCGGGAACCGCGACGCGCACCGCCCAGCTGATCGCGAAGGCGCGAAAGGGATTGCCGCCCAACCCCGATGCCACCAGTACCGGATTGGACGGAGCGCGCGGGGCCGACGTCGATGGTATCCCGGTGCACTCGGTGCGGCTTTCCGGCATGGTGGCTCACCAGGAGGTGCTGTTCGGCACCGAAGGGGAGACGCTGACGATCCGTCACGACAGCTTCGACCGCACCTCGTTCGTTCCCGGTGTGCTGCTCGCCGTTCGCAAGGTCGCCCAACGCCCCGGGTTGACCATCGGCATCGAACCGCTGCTCGACCTGACATGA